The Anoxybacillus flavithermus genome has a segment encoding these proteins:
- a CDS encoding branched chain amino acid ABC transporter substrate-binding protein: MKRKKAFSIFTSATLAIGLLAGCSADKTSETAKNNGEGGGGNVIKIATQSPLSGGAATLGESIKLGAQLALEEQKEKFEKLGFKLELVPYDDQADPKKGVANAQLIGADQQVLGVVGHLNSGVAIPSSEIYEKYSIPMVSPANTATDVTDRGLKTVNRICARDDFQGPAGAKFAVEKLGAKKIFIIQDKTAYGTGLAEAFKKGAEEAGAEIVGFEGITIGEKDFNGVLNQVLAKKPDLVYFGGMYTEGGMLIKQARDKGITVPFMGGDGMDSSTLVEIAGDAVKNTFITSAAGIATTTEAGKQFAEKYKQKFGKNIESYSAYGYDAMGVLLKAIEEAIKANGNKLPSREQVAEAVRHVQDYEGVVTKVSFDEKGDNKYAKIYIYKFEEATYPARLEDEVSK, from the coding sequence ATGAAAAGGAAAAAAGCGTTTTCTATTTTCACATCCGCTACGCTAGCGATCGGTTTGTTGGCTGGTTGTTCGGCGGATAAAACATCGGAAACAGCGAAAAACAATGGAGAAGGTGGAGGGGGCAACGTCATTAAAATTGCCACTCAAAGCCCTCTTTCCGGTGGAGCAGCGACGTTAGGTGAATCGATTAAACTCGGAGCTCAACTTGCTTTGGAGGAACAAAAAGAAAAGTTTGAAAAGCTAGGGTTTAAATTGGAGCTCGTTCCATATGACGATCAAGCCGATCCGAAAAAAGGAGTGGCAAACGCTCAACTCATTGGAGCGGATCAACAAGTTTTAGGTGTCGTTGGACATTTGAATTCAGGAGTCGCGATTCCATCTTCAGAAATTTACGAAAAATATAGCATTCCAATGGTTTCCCCAGCAAACACAGCAACAGACGTAACAGACCGCGGCTTAAAAACGGTGAACCGCATTTGTGCACGTGATGATTTCCAAGGTCCAGCAGGTGCAAAATTTGCCGTTGAAAAATTAGGAGCGAAGAAAATTTTTATCATTCAAGATAAAACAGCATACGGTACAGGCTTAGCGGAAGCGTTCAAAAAAGGAGCGGAGGAAGCAGGTGCCGAAATCGTCGGATTTGAAGGAATTACAATTGGTGAAAAAGACTTTAACGGCGTGCTAAATCAAGTGCTTGCGAAAAAACCGGATCTCGTGTATTTCGGAGGAATGTACACAGAGGGTGGCATGTTAATTAAGCAAGCGCGCGATAAAGGCATTACCGTTCCGTTTATGGGCGGAGATGGAATGGATTCTTCTACGCTCGTTGAAATCGCAGGCGATGCGGTGAAAAACACGTTCATTACATCTGCGGCAGGTATCGCCACAACGACAGAAGCAGGAAAACAGTTTGCTGAAAAATATAAACAAAAATTCGGTAAAAATATTGAGTCATATTCAGCTTACGGATATGACGCGATGGGTGTTTTACTCAAAGCAATTGAAGAAGCCATTAAAGCAAACGGAAACAAACTTCCTTCTCGTGAACAAGTTGCTGAAGCGGTTCGTCACGTTCAAGACTACGAGGGAGTTGTGACGAAAGTAAGCTTCGATGAAAAAGGTGACAACAAATACGCGAAAATTTACATTTACAAATTTGAAGAAGCAACATATCCAGCACGATTAGAAGATGAAGTAAGCAAATAA
- a CDS encoding branched-chain amino acid ABC transporter permease: MVEHVLQTLPQVVIDGLALGAVYAIVALGYTMVYGILELINFAHGEIFMTGAFVGTAILLSFSAFGWLSSMPILLALLLVLVATSITTGLLGMGIERVAYRPLRNAPKLITLITAIGISFLLQDFVRFVTELKKGNYILTGPSLFTEQVSISASSIWSGFHDASVKSSFFIVLVTAVIMMVTLDFFVNKTKWGMAMRAVAQDRETAALMSVNVNKVIALTFFIGSALGGATGVLFAIQYGTIDPYIGFILGLKAFTAAVLGGIGNIRGAMFGGIVLGLLEMFAAANLPIVSNGILGAEYKDVFAFSILIIVLIFKPEGLFGKVSVEKV; the protein is encoded by the coding sequence ATGGTCGAACATGTGCTACAAACATTGCCTCAAGTTGTCATTGATGGATTGGCATTGGGAGCTGTATACGCGATCGTCGCCCTCGGGTATACGATGGTGTATGGCATTTTAGAACTTATTAACTTCGCTCACGGGGAAATTTTTATGACAGGTGCATTTGTTGGAACAGCCATTTTATTATCTTTTTCCGCTTTCGGTTGGCTATCTTCTATGCCGATATTGCTCGCATTGCTTCTCGTTCTTGTAGCGACATCGATTACGACGGGATTGCTCGGTATGGGGATTGAACGAGTTGCATATCGTCCGTTGCGAAACGCTCCGAAATTAATTACGCTCATTACAGCGATTGGCATTTCATTTTTATTACAAGATTTCGTCCGCTTTGTGACCGAGTTAAAGAAAGGGAACTACATTTTGACAGGTCCGAGTTTGTTTACCGAACAAGTAAGCATTTCAGCTTCCTCTATTTGGTCAGGATTTCATGACGCCTCAGTTAAGTCCTCATTTTTTATCGTTTTAGTCACAGCTGTTATCATGATGGTGACACTTGACTTTTTTGTAAATAAAACAAAATGGGGGATGGCGATGCGTGCTGTCGCCCAAGATCGTGAAACAGCTGCACTAATGAGTGTAAACGTCAACAAAGTCATTGCTTTAACATTTTTCATTGGCTCGGCGCTAGGAGGGGCAACAGGCGTTCTTTTTGCGATTCAATACGGAACGATTGACCCATACATTGGTTTCATTTTAGGACTAAAAGCTTTCACAGCAGCAGTATTAGGTGGGATTGGAAACATTCGTGGAGCGATGTTCGGTGGCATTGTGCTCGGTTTGCTCGAAATGTTTGCGGCGGCGAACTTGCCGATCGTTTCCAACGGTATATTAGGGGCAGAGTACAAAGACGTATTTGCCTTTTCTATTTTAATTATTGTTCTCATCTTTAAGCCAGAAGGACTATTCGGAAAAGTGTCTGTTGAGAAAGTGTAG
- a CDS encoding branched-chain amino acid ABC transporter permease, which yields MKKWLNVLEQNKRLQAVVIAVYIVITFISLYFAQKSVVAFLLLLSSLLLLYFTTFSNRVKWLIGIVVLSILLPLAASQGEAYQSYMEVATLVGIYIAMALGLNIVVGLAGLLDLGFVAFFAIGAYTYGIFATTQANNFMPFGTYPLSGESFWIFLIIGCIVAAIFGILLGVPVLRVKGDYLAIVTLGFGEIIRIIFNNLDKPINITNGAMGLASVQPPKLFGIEFMYPSQFYYVVLVILLLTIFVVRRLEYSKIGRAWKAVRENEIAAQAMGIPLVRTKLMAFAIGASFSGMMGVVFAAKQTFVDPTSFTLLESITILVMVILGGMGSVPGVILGAALVTILNLQVLTELTNWLNQLSLSGVVSIPDALSPAKMQRFIFGVILILFALYRPQGLLPAKNPRFDEKELKNGTTNMVGKEEAKDVYFNG from the coding sequence ATGAAAAAATGGCTGAACGTATTAGAGCAAAATAAGCGCCTTCAGGCAGTGGTGATTGCTGTATACATTGTCATCACATTTATTAGCTTATATTTCGCACAAAAATCGGTTGTTGCTTTTTTACTTTTGCTTTCCTCGCTTTTACTTTTATATTTCACAACGTTTTCCAATCGCGTGAAATGGTTGATAGGCATTGTCGTATTAAGTATACTGCTACCTCTAGCTGCTAGCCAAGGTGAAGCCTATCAATCTTACATGGAAGTAGCTACGTTAGTTGGGATTTATATCGCTATGGCGCTTGGTTTAAACATTGTCGTTGGCCTTGCTGGTCTATTAGATTTAGGATTTGTTGCCTTTTTTGCGATTGGTGCTTATACGTATGGGATTTTTGCCACAACGCAAGCAAATAACTTTATGCCATTTGGAACATATCCGTTATCCGGTGAAAGTTTTTGGATATTTTTAATTATCGGTTGTATAGTCGCTGCCATATTTGGAATATTGCTCGGCGTTCCGGTTTTGCGCGTAAAAGGCGATTATTTAGCGATCGTGACGCTCGGATTTGGGGAAATTATTCGCATTATTTTTAATAACTTAGATAAACCAATCAATATTACAAACGGAGCGATGGGGCTTGCTTCTGTCCAACCGCCGAAGCTGTTTGGAATAGAGTTCATGTACCCAAGTCAATTTTATTATGTCGTATTAGTTATCTTATTACTCACCATTTTTGTCGTTCGGCGTTTAGAATATTCGAAAATTGGGCGGGCGTGGAAAGCGGTGCGCGAGAACGAAATTGCTGCTCAGGCGATGGGCATTCCACTAGTTCGTACGAAATTGATGGCGTTTGCGATTGGCGCTTCGTTTTCAGGAATGATGGGGGTTGTATTTGCGGCGAAGCAAACGTTCGTTGACCCGACAAGCTTTACGTTACTCGAGTCCATTACGATTCTCGTCATGGTCATTTTAGGAGGAATGGGTAGCGTCCCAGGCGTTATACTCGGTGCGGCGCTTGTAACGATTTTAAATCTTCAAGTGCTTACAGAGCTAACAAATTGGTTAAACCAGCTTAGTTTAAGCGGAGTTGTCAGCATTCCGGATGCGCTATCTCCTGCCAAAATGCAACGATTTATTTTCGGAGTCATTTTAATTTTATTCGCTTTGTATCGTCCACAAGGATTATTGCCAGCGAAAAACCCTCGCTTTGATGAGAAAGAGCTAAAAAATGGCACGACGAATATGGTAGGAAAGGAGGAAGCGAAAGATGTCTATTTTAACGGTTAA